A single region of the Solwaraspora sp. WMMD406 genome encodes:
- a CDS encoding polyprenyl synthetase family protein yields the protein MTVAPARPGAPGSGTGESLRSRCDAELAAFLDRQDPHWPDGAPRGVYDTLRRFVLAGGKRMRPVFCYWGWRGAGGADCHEIVAAAAALEIFHAFALIHDDIMDGSDRRRGEPSVHRIFADLHTRSAWRGDAGRYGHSAALLCGDLCAAWADQMFHECGLAPERIRRGYAVFANMRTEVIAGQYLDLVSGVGDGSVASALTVIRMKAARYTVTRPLQIGAALAGAGPELLAAYAAFGDPLGDAFQLRDDVLGVFGDPAVTGKSVLDDLREGKSTVMMALARNMADRGQAARLRELFGNPQLDAAGAEELRTIIVDTGARESIEQMIRIRTQEAVTVLVDASLTPETRTELTALAESVAERQR from the coding sequence GTGACCGTGGCACCGGCCCGGCCCGGCGCACCCGGATCCGGCACCGGTGAATCCCTGCGGAGCCGCTGCGACGCCGAACTGGCCGCCTTCCTCGACCGGCAGGATCCGCACTGGCCGGACGGGGCGCCGCGCGGGGTGTACGACACGCTGCGCCGATTCGTGCTGGCCGGGGGGAAACGGATGCGGCCGGTCTTCTGCTATTGGGGTTGGCGTGGCGCGGGTGGGGCCGACTGCCACGAGATCGTCGCCGCCGCGGCGGCGTTGGAGATATTCCACGCGTTCGCGCTGATCCACGACGACATCATGGACGGCAGTGACCGACGCCGGGGCGAGCCGTCGGTGCACCGGATCTTCGCCGACCTGCACACCCGGTCCGCCTGGCGCGGCGACGCCGGCCGGTACGGGCACAGCGCCGCGCTGCTCTGCGGGGATCTCTGCGCGGCCTGGGCGGATCAGATGTTCCACGAGTGCGGGCTGGCGCCGGAGCGGATCCGGCGCGGCTACGCGGTCTTCGCCAACATGCGGACGGAGGTGATCGCCGGGCAGTACCTCGACCTGGTTTCCGGCGTCGGTGACGGTTCGGTGGCCAGTGCGCTGACGGTAATCCGGATGAAAGCCGCCAGATACACGGTTACCCGACCATTGCAGATCGGTGCGGCCCTGGCTGGGGCTGGACCTGAGCTGCTGGCCGCGTACGCTGCCTTCGGTGATCCACTGGGTGACGCCTTCCAGCTCCGGGACGACGTGCTCGGGGTGTTCGGCGATCCGGCGGTCACCGGTAAGTCGGTGCTCGATGATCTGCGAGAGGGCAAGTCGACGGTGATGATGGCGCTGGCCCGCAACATGGCGGACCGTGGCCAGGCGGCCCGGCTGCGCGAGTTGTTCGGCAACCCGCAGTTGGACGCCGCTGGCGCCGAGGAGCTGCGGACGATCATCGTCGACACCGGCGCGCGCGAGTCGATCGAGCAGATGATCCGGATTCGTACCCAGGAAGCGGTCACCGTTCTCGTCGATGCGTCGTTGACCCCCGAGACGCGTACGGAATTGACCGCCCTGGCTGAATCGGTGGCCGAGCGGCAGCGCTGA
- a CDS encoding glycosyltransferase family 4 protein, with the protein MAIPHQVTGDSHHVDRRPAGGDAGYRPLRVAMIGQKGMPATYGGIERHVEELASRLVARGHEVTVYCRPSYGSVPMDRYRGVRLRQVRTVASKHLDAIVHSTTSTMAAMRERPDIVHYHGLGPGLVAPLPRYLARSKVVLTVHGLDHQRAKWSRMARTVLGAAHLFSGHVPNARVAVSRALANHYETRFGSPASYIPNGVSAPRQVPARHIGPRFGLTPGGYLLMVGRLVPEKSADLLVRAFRQVDTDLRLAIVGGSSFSDEFVARVRAEAVDDPRIVFTGFAYGDQLAELYSHAAAFVQPSRLEGLPLTLLEAASYGLPVVASDITPHVEVLTADAPGRRLFADGDLDDLVRALRQVVADPDGERAGARGLRDRVATEYTWDAAARELEALYLDLLAPRRPQPERPRPQLIRPRRLRSDSAVGADAGRPTGSTGSTGSTGSTDSTVLTDAPGPADERARTEPDG; encoded by the coding sequence GTGGCCATACCCCACCAGGTGACTGGAGATTCGCACCATGTCGACCGGCGTCCCGCCGGTGGCGACGCGGGGTATCGGCCGCTGCGGGTCGCCATGATCGGGCAGAAGGGGATGCCCGCCACCTACGGTGGGATCGAACGGCACGTCGAGGAACTGGCAAGCCGGTTGGTCGCCCGGGGGCACGAGGTCACCGTCTACTGCCGGCCCAGCTACGGCTCGGTGCCAATGGACCGCTACCGGGGCGTACGGCTGCGTCAGGTGCGGACCGTGGCCAGCAAGCACCTCGACGCGATCGTGCACTCCACCACCTCCACCATGGCCGCCATGCGGGAACGGCCCGACATCGTGCACTACCACGGTCTCGGGCCCGGTCTGGTCGCCCCGCTGCCGCGCTACCTGGCCCGCAGCAAGGTCGTACTCACCGTGCACGGCCTGGACCACCAGCGGGCCAAATGGAGCCGGATGGCCCGGACCGTGCTCGGCGCCGCGCACCTGTTCAGCGGCCACGTCCCGAACGCCCGGGTCGCGGTCTCCCGCGCCCTGGCCAACCACTACGAGACCCGCTTCGGCAGCCCGGCGAGCTACATCCCCAACGGAGTCAGCGCCCCCCGGCAGGTTCCGGCCCGGCACATCGGTCCCCGCTTCGGGCTGACCCCCGGCGGCTATCTGCTGATGGTCGGCCGACTCGTCCCGGAGAAGTCCGCCGATCTGCTGGTCCGCGCGTTCCGCCAGGTCGACACCGATCTGCGGCTGGCGATCGTCGGTGGCTCGTCGTTCAGCGACGAGTTCGTCGCCCGGGTCCGCGCCGAAGCGGTCGACGACCCACGGATCGTGTTCACCGGGTTCGCCTACGGCGACCAGCTCGCCGAACTGTATTCGCACGCGGCTGCCTTCGTGCAGCCGTCCCGACTGGAAGGGCTGCCGCTGACCCTGCTGGAGGCCGCCTCGTACGGCCTGCCGGTCGTGGCCAGCGACATCACCCCCCACGTGGAGGTGCTGACCGCCGACGCTCCGGGTCGCCGGCTGTTCGCCGACGGCGACCTCGACGATCTGGTCCGCGCCCTGCGGCAGGTGGTCGCCGACCCCGACGGCGAACGGGCCGGAGCGCGCGGACTGCGCGACCGGGTCGCCACCGAATACACCTGGGACGCCGCGGCCCGGGAACTGGAGGCGCTCTACCTGGATCTGCTCGCGCCCCGCCGTCCGCAGCCGGAACGCCCCCGTCCGCAGCTGATCCGCCCTCGTCGGCTGCGATCTGACTCGGCCGTCGGCGCCGACGCCGGCCGTCCCACCGGCTCCACCGGCTCCACCGGCTCCACCGGCTCCACCGATTCCACTGTTCTCACCGACGCCCCCGGACCTGCCGACGAGCGGGCCCGGACGGAGCCGGACGGCTGA
- a CDS encoding O-antigen ligase family protein: MTTTRRDVWPDGRERDGAMPSGGFGVPTHTRPRRLTGSGRLTGSDRPDRPRRTGGQVLSVLAAVAAAAVALSAGLALAAGDRRGVVLPLALAAGIAVGVLAMTRFSGYVILMLAVRPLLDVVKLSGPTAGRADTEQASRLTDPSTMVAVLFLLAAGLWLAAQLRREGRLRGSPLGWAMLLVGATAMVSALGADRPTPSLLEALRILTVVVMFVVLEQLMPDRAAIRRILLACYASLALALAYTVLTSLFGQVPSEVKGQFIRVSGPFSQSTTFGRYLMFLVIFGFAVYRFLSRRARLVLGVLLATSLIFLMLTNTRSAILGAAIGLVVVAVLHRSGRMLVTLLVVAVAGASLLPSVADRFAQLGQDRSVGGGPTGNTLQWRVGYWTDIVPLANRNPVTGIGPNMTQHATPQAKKPHNDLLRAYVETGVAGLLAYLAMLVLLVHTGRTALRRAPPGTLERGVAVGFAGCAVAFIAVSLASNVISNVVTLWYFVAFAAAASAIAHGRAATTGTVAVPASPVRYE; encoded by the coding sequence GTGACGACAACGCGACGGGATGTCTGGCCGGATGGCCGGGAGCGGGACGGTGCCATGCCGTCCGGCGGCTTCGGCGTGCCCACGCACACCCGGCCCCGCCGGCTCACCGGGTCCGGCCGGCTCACCGGGTCCGACCGGCCCGACCGGCCTCGCCGGACCGGCGGGCAGGTGCTGAGCGTTCTCGCCGCCGTCGCCGCCGCCGCGGTGGCACTCAGCGCCGGGCTCGCGCTCGCCGCCGGCGACCGACGGGGGGTGGTCCTCCCGCTGGCCCTCGCGGCGGGTATCGCCGTCGGGGTGCTGGCCATGACCCGGTTCTCCGGGTACGTGATCCTGATGCTCGCCGTACGGCCCCTGCTCGACGTGGTCAAACTGTCCGGGCCGACCGCCGGACGCGCCGACACCGAGCAGGCGTCCCGGCTGACCGACCCGTCGACGATGGTCGCGGTGCTGTTCCTGTTGGCCGCCGGGCTGTGGCTGGCGGCCCAACTGCGCCGCGAAGGGCGGCTGCGCGGATCCCCGCTGGGCTGGGCGATGCTGCTGGTCGGGGCGACCGCGATGGTCAGCGCGCTCGGTGCGGACCGGCCCACGCCGAGCCTGCTGGAGGCGCTGCGGATCCTCACCGTCGTGGTGATGTTCGTCGTGCTGGAACAGCTGATGCCGGATCGTGCCGCGATCCGCCGGATCCTGCTGGCCTGCTACGCCTCGCTCGCGTTGGCGCTGGCCTACACCGTACTGACCAGCCTCTTCGGCCAGGTCCCTTCCGAAGTCAAGGGGCAGTTCATCCGGGTCAGCGGCCCGTTCAGCCAGTCCACCACCTTCGGCCGCTACCTGATGTTCCTGGTCATTTTCGGCTTCGCCGTCTACCGGTTCCTCAGCCGCCGGGCCCGGCTGGTCCTCGGTGTGCTGCTCGCCACGTCACTGATCTTCCTGATGCTCACCAACACCCGGTCGGCGATCCTCGGCGCGGCGATCGGCCTGGTCGTCGTCGCCGTCCTGCACCGCAGCGGCCGGATGCTGGTCACCCTGCTCGTCGTCGCGGTCGCCGGGGCCAGTCTGCTGCCGTCGGTGGCCGACCGGTTCGCCCAGCTCGGCCAGGACCGCTCGGTCGGCGGCGGACCGACCGGCAACACCCTGCAGTGGCGGGTCGGCTACTGGACCGACATTGTTCCGTTGGCCAACCGCAACCCGGTCACCGGGATCGGGCCCAACATGACCCAGCACGCGACGCCGCAGGCCAAGAAGCCGCACAACGACCTGCTGCGGGCGTACGTCGAGACCGGGGTCGCCGGATTGCTGGCGTACCTGGCCATGCTGGTGTTGCTCGTGCACACCGGGCGGACCGCGCTCCGCCGCGCCCCGCCGGGCACCCTGGAACGGGGCGTCGCCGTCGGCTTCGCCGGCTGCGCGGTCGCGTTCATCGCGGTCAGCCTGGCCTCCAACGTCATCTCCAACGTGGTGACACTCTGGTACTTCGTCGCGTTCGCCGCCGCCGCCAGCGCCATCGCCCATGGCCGGGCCGCCACCACCGGTACGGTGGCCGTCCCGGCATCACCCGTCCGGTACGAGTAG
- a CDS encoding Wzz/FepE/Etk N-terminal domain-containing protein, with product MEIVDYLRVARRRLWLLVGVPVLAAGAAATLVLIAPQQYTATAYVAAPALVGGAAAQQYTGNQAANQFAAAFSAAATSPRVVDEVAADTGIAASRLRSGLSVSQVGASSQMEITYASTNRATVEPVLVATADRALAFLFSSQVAIATEQVTAASADVTAATAAITAWETENEVTQPDKIYQATLSELASLRQQRLQMQAVGNGRGVDAATEAIEAGQRRLDTIGPKLPDYEALIAQRDAATSALSSARQGLQAARAQAQAADPAEVASVGAVRAVSRTRALVNATVPVAGAGVLLAVVLVALLELLARNRETEPPATPSGDPVGPSGPRPTGGDETREIPVARVGRATPVGQASRTGGRVYGSGGALEPHAGR from the coding sequence GTGGAGATCGTCGACTACCTGCGCGTCGCGCGCCGGCGGCTGTGGCTGCTGGTCGGTGTGCCGGTCCTGGCCGCCGGGGCGGCCGCGACCCTGGTGCTGATCGCTCCGCAGCAGTACACCGCGACCGCGTACGTGGCGGCGCCGGCCCTGGTCGGTGGAGCCGCCGCCCAGCAGTACACCGGCAACCAGGCGGCCAACCAGTTCGCCGCCGCGTTCAGCGCCGCCGCGACGTCACCACGGGTGGTCGACGAGGTCGCCGCCGACACCGGGATCGCCGCCAGCCGGCTGCGGTCCGGACTGTCCGTCAGCCAGGTCGGTGCCAGCAGCCAGATGGAGATCACGTACGCCTCGACGAACCGGGCGACGGTCGAGCCGGTGCTGGTGGCCACCGCCGACCGGGCCCTGGCCTTCCTCTTCTCCTCCCAGGTGGCGATCGCCACCGAGCAGGTCACCGCGGCCAGCGCCGACGTGACCGCGGCGACCGCCGCGATCACCGCCTGGGAGACCGAGAACGAGGTCACCCAGCCCGACAAGATCTACCAGGCGACCCTCTCCGAGCTGGCCAGCCTGCGTCAGCAGCGCCTGCAGATGCAGGCGGTCGGCAACGGCAGGGGGGTCGACGCGGCCACCGAAGCGATCGAAGCCGGGCAGCGCCGGCTGGACACCATCGGCCCCAAACTGCCCGACTACGAAGCGTTGATCGCCCAGCGGGACGCCGCCACCAGCGCGTTGTCGTCGGCCCGCCAGGGCCTGCAGGCGGCCCGCGCCCAAGCCCAGGCCGCCGATCCGGCGGAGGTCGCCAGCGTCGGGGCGGTCCGGGCGGTGTCCCGGACCCGCGCGCTGGTCAACGCCACGGTCCCGGTCGCCGGTGCCGGCGTGCTGCTCGCCGTGGTCCTGGTCGCCCTGCTGGAACTGCTGGCCCGCAACCGGGAAACTGAACCGCCGGCGACTCCGTCCGGCGACCCCGTCGGACCGTCCGGCCCCCGGCCGACCGGCGGCGACGAGACCCGCGAGATCCCGGTGGCCCGGGTCGGCCGGGCCACCCCGGTCGGGCAGGCGTCCCGCACGGGTGGCCGGGTGTACGGGTCCGGTGGCGCGCTCGAACCCCACGCGGGGCGGTGA
- a CDS encoding oligosaccharide flippase family protein — MPAEVTPSDPQPQPVPPPTTADSGDQHIRGMARGGGLNLVGAVLNQGAVFLVMLLLARFLGISEVGQYAQCYAVLALLSLLSLSGFRAGLTRFVAVHLADDDPAAIRGTIRLGLAISAGSATAIAVALALAAPALAAALHDPGLVTGLRLVALTLPALTVCEAALAATRGWRTQRPFTLIGQIYEPGTRLLLTALALITGVGITGSYWALVVAGWSAALLALGALARLMRTVAPGPVVYRPRQLFSFSTVSWVSSLSSTGLIWVDTLMLGFFANDEIGVYNVATRLVTVAIFVLAPINAAFGPYLAYLHHQGRADEVRRIYGAATGWVVRLSLPAFVALLVFPESLLTVFGGGFAAGAAVTLILAVGQLVNAATGPCGTVLNMSGRVAINMYDNIAALLLNILLNLWLIPAYGIIGAAISWAISLAVVNVARVLQVRALIHAVPVTVGMLKGFAAGLAAFAAGLAVRLLLPGWPEQLLVGLPVVVVVYVGVVLALGLSREDMMVLRTLRRGGRRGAGRGAGGADGGPGPAGGRVTSAPTLEEAAR; from the coding sequence GTGCCCGCCGAGGTGACGCCGTCGGACCCGCAGCCGCAGCCGGTGCCGCCGCCGACCACCGCCGATTCCGGCGACCAGCACATCCGGGGCATGGCCCGGGGCGGCGGGCTCAACCTGGTCGGGGCGGTCCTCAACCAGGGCGCGGTCTTCCTGGTCATGCTGCTGCTGGCCCGCTTCCTCGGGATCAGCGAGGTCGGCCAGTACGCCCAGTGCTACGCCGTACTGGCCCTGCTCAGCCTGCTGTCGCTGTCCGGGTTCCGGGCCGGGCTGACCCGCTTCGTCGCCGTACACCTGGCCGACGACGACCCGGCGGCGATCCGGGGGACCATTCGCCTCGGCCTGGCCATCTCGGCCGGTTCGGCCACCGCGATCGCGGTCGCGCTGGCCCTGGCCGCCCCGGCGCTGGCCGCCGCGCTGCACGACCCCGGCCTGGTCACCGGGCTGCGGCTGGTGGCGTTGACCCTGCCGGCGCTGACCGTCTGCGAAGCGGCGCTCGCCGCCACCCGGGGCTGGCGCACCCAGCGGCCGTTCACCCTGATCGGGCAGATCTACGAACCCGGGACCCGGCTGCTGCTGACCGCCCTCGCCCTGATCACCGGGGTCGGGATCACCGGCAGCTACTGGGCGCTGGTCGTCGCCGGCTGGTCGGCCGCGCTGCTGGCCCTCGGCGCGCTGGCCCGGCTGATGCGTACGGTCGCGCCGGGTCCGGTCGTCTACCGGCCCCGGCAGCTGTTCAGCTTCTCCACGGTCAGCTGGGTGTCGTCGCTGTCGTCGACCGGGCTGATCTGGGTGGACACCCTGATGCTGGGCTTCTTCGCCAACGACGAGATCGGCGTCTACAACGTCGCCACCCGGCTGGTCACCGTCGCGATCTTCGTGCTCGCCCCGATCAACGCCGCGTTCGGACCGTACCTGGCCTACCTGCACCACCAGGGGCGGGCCGACGAGGTACGGCGGATCTACGGTGCCGCCACCGGCTGGGTGGTCCGGCTGTCGCTGCCGGCGTTCGTGGCGCTGCTGGTCTTCCCGGAGAGCCTGCTGACGGTCTTCGGCGGCGGGTTCGCCGCCGGCGCGGCGGTCACCCTGATCCTCGCCGTCGGGCAGCTGGTCAACGCGGCCACCGGACCGTGCGGCACGGTGCTGAACATGTCCGGCCGGGTGGCGATCAACATGTACGACAACATCGCCGCCCTGTTGCTGAACATCCTGCTCAACCTGTGGCTGATTCCGGCGTACGGGATCATCGGGGCGGCGATCTCCTGGGCGATCTCGCTGGCCGTGGTCAACGTCGCCCGGGTCCTGCAGGTGCGGGCACTGATCCACGCGGTGCCGGTGACCGTCGGCATGCTCAAGGGGTTCGCCGCCGGCTTGGCCGCGTTCGCCGCCGGGTTGGCCGTCCGGCTGCTGCTACCGGGCTGGCCGGAGCAGCTGCTGGTCGGGCTGCCGGTGGTGGTGGTCGTCTACGTGGGTGTGGTGCTGGCGCTGGGGCTGAGCCGGGAGGACATGATGGTCCTGCGTACCCTGCGCCGGGGCGGCCGGCGCGGTGCCGGTCGTGGCGCCGGTGGCGCTGACGGCGGCCCGGGACCGGCCGGTGGCCGCGTCACGTCCGCCCCGACCCTTGAGGAGGCGGCGCGGTGA
- a CDS encoding sulfotransferase, whose translation MTGNRGTTDRLRRTVRGARAWARSVVPGQLGAPPDFLIIGGQRCGTTSLHHYLAAHPQVRPATGKELQYFSIHHGRGERWYRAHFPVRPAGVRSFEASPYYLFHPSVPARVAAGLPQARCIALLRDPVERAYSHYLHTRSYGAEPLSFADAVAAEERRLADALRDGPDSPTAHTALRNHSYLARGRYVEQLRRWYAVLPGDQLLVLRSEDMYVDPAGVYDRVLRFLGLDSFTPAGFAQHTRRTDRGPGELTCELRAQLGGYFAAPNADLADLLGWPHTWSPRS comes from the coding sequence GTGACCGGCAACCGGGGAACGACCGACCGGCTGCGCCGCACCGTACGCGGCGCACGGGCCTGGGCCCGGTCGGTGGTGCCCGGCCAGCTCGGCGCGCCGCCGGACTTCCTGATCATCGGTGGACAGCGCTGCGGTACCACTTCGCTGCACCACTACCTGGCCGCGCACCCGCAGGTCCGTCCGGCCACCGGCAAGGAACTGCAGTACTTCAGCATCCACCATGGACGAGGTGAGCGCTGGTACCGGGCGCACTTCCCGGTCCGGCCCGCCGGTGTGCGCAGCTTCGAAGCCAGCCCGTACTACCTGTTCCACCCGAGCGTGCCGGCCCGCGTCGCCGCCGGTCTGCCGCAGGCCCGGTGCATCGCCCTGCTACGGGATCCGGTCGAACGGGCCTACTCGCACTACCTGCACACCCGCTCGTACGGTGCCGAACCGCTGTCGTTCGCCGACGCGGTCGCCGCCGAGGAGCGGCGGCTGGCCGACGCGCTGCGCGACGGACCGGACAGCCCGACCGCGCACACCGCCCTGCGTAACCACTCGTACCTGGCCCGGGGGCGTTACGTCGAGCAGCTGCGGCGCTGGTACGCCGTACTGCCGGGTGACCAGCTGTTGGTGTTGCGCAGCGAGGACATGTACGTCGACCCGGCCGGCGTCTACGACCGGGTGCTGCGGTTCCTCGGCCTGGATTCGTTCACGCCGGCGGGGTTCGCCCAGCACACCCGGCGTACCGACCGGGGGCCGGGGGAGTTGACCTGCGAGCTGCGCGCCCAGCTCGGCGGCTACTTCGCCGCACCCAACGCCGACCTCGCCGACCTGCTCGGCTGGCCGCACACCTGGTCTCCGAGGAGCTGA
- a CDS encoding GntR family transcriptional regulator — translation MAETGETAETVAAHLREEIRTGELAEGDKVPTTSAVMDRFGVGRGAAQQALNALRAEGLVTSRRGAPGIVKGWFARLVRVMPDRLDSSKQLGRTIHQHDAGDRPIRTDVEVDELPAPDFVAAAFGVDEGDPVVRRKRVHWVEGRRVQISASYFPVELARGTAIVYKNSGPGGVYGRLEDQGWKPTRFEERVVARPPHPDEIDDLDIARNKATVLQITRYARSGDRCVEVNRMVLDAGVYELVNHFDLTADTH, via the coding sequence ATGGCAGAAACTGGTGAAACAGCCGAAACCGTCGCTGCTCACCTCCGTGAGGAGATCCGGACCGGCGAACTCGCCGAGGGCGACAAGGTGCCCACTACCAGCGCCGTCATGGACAGGTTCGGCGTCGGCAGAGGAGCAGCACAGCAGGCGCTCAACGCGCTGCGGGCGGAAGGACTTGTCACCTCGCGGCGCGGCGCCCCCGGCATCGTCAAGGGCTGGTTCGCCCGACTCGTACGGGTCATGCCAGATCGCCTGGACAGCTCGAAACAGCTGGGGCGAACCATCCATCAGCATGACGCCGGCGACCGCCCGATCCGCACCGACGTCGAGGTCGACGAACTTCCGGCACCCGACTTCGTTGCCGCAGCCTTCGGCGTCGACGAGGGCGATCCGGTGGTTCGCCGCAAGCGGGTGCACTGGGTGGAAGGTCGCCGCGTCCAGATATCGGCGTCCTACTTCCCCGTCGAGCTCGCACGAGGCACGGCGATCGTCTACAAGAACTCCGGCCCCGGCGGGGTGTACGGCCGGCTTGAAGATCAAGGGTGGAAGCCGACCAGGTTCGAAGAGCGGGTCGTCGCCCGGCCGCCGCATCCCGACGAGATCGATGACCTGGACATCGCACGAAACAAGGCGACGGTGCTGCAGATCACCCGGTACGCGAGGTCCGGTGACCGGTGCGTCGAGGTCAACCGGATGGTGCTGGATGCAGGAGTCTACGAGCTGGTGAACCACTTCGATCTGACAGCCGACACCCACTAA
- a CDS encoding type IV toxin-antitoxin system AbiEi family antitoxin domain-containing protein has product MDPVLDALLRRTGGVVTRRQVYQVLPRWALENAVHAGRLRHVLPGVYVAADLIDHHRGAASPIHVLGPQPRRLAALAYAAGRAAFSHTTALEL; this is encoded by the coding sequence ATGGACCCAGTGCTCGACGCACTCCTGCGCCGTACCGGGGGAGTGGTGACCCGCCGCCAGGTGTACCAGGTGCTGCCGCGCTGGGCGTTGGAGAACGCGGTGCACGCCGGCCGGCTCCGACACGTACTGCCCGGCGTCTACGTCGCGGCCGACCTGATCGACCACCACCGCGGCGCAGCGTCGCCGATCCACGTTCTCGGCCCGCAGCCGCGACGACTGGCGGCACTGGCCTACGCCGCCGGACGGGCCGCGTTCAGCCACACCACGGCACTCGAACTCTGA
- a CDS encoding DUF559 domain-containing protein, producing MRSRSGLTVHHRRAFVVGPPQVVVRGGEPVVRLERSLVESWPLLPAIDRPAPLIRAVNDRWTNADRITTALDELPRLTDRAALRTLLTKLATGCRSQLEIWGHEHVFVGTGMPAFRRQQMVRVGGGRTFYLDVYAGRERVDFELDGAASHGSPAQREIDLRRDALLATAGIQVVRFAHRRLMCEPQQVRREILAILDHRRR from the coding sequence ATGCGCAGCCGGTCCGGGCTCACTGTGCACCACCGGCGGGCGTTCGTCGTCGGTCCGCCGCAGGTGGTGGTGCGGGGTGGAGAACCGGTGGTACGGCTGGAGCGGAGTCTTGTCGAGTCCTGGCCGCTGCTGCCGGCCATCGACCGGCCGGCTCCGCTGATCCGGGCGGTCAACGATCGGTGGACGAACGCGGACCGGATCACCACAGCCCTCGATGAGCTGCCCCGGCTCACCGACCGGGCCGCGTTGCGGACGTTGCTGACGAAGCTGGCCACCGGCTGCCGCAGCCAGTTGGAGATCTGGGGCCACGAGCACGTCTTCGTCGGCACCGGCATGCCCGCGTTCCGACGTCAGCAGATGGTCCGGGTCGGCGGCGGCCGTACCTTCTATCTGGACGTGTACGCCGGACGGGAACGGGTCGACTTCGAGCTCGACGGGGCGGCATCGCACGGCAGCCCCGCCCAGCGTGAGATCGACCTACGACGCGATGCACTGCTGGCGACCGCCGGCATCCAGGTGGTGCGGTTCGCACACCGCCGACTGATGTGCGAACCACAGCAGGTCCGCCGAGAGATCCTGGCCATCCTCGACCACCGCCGCCGTTGA
- a CDS encoding NUDIX domain-containing protein encodes MEKHPFSAAEFADIYSKVPRLTAEVVCVDSRGVVLTKRAVPPAQGKWHLPGGTVHFGEHLHDAVRRIARRELGVAVTVGRMLGYIEYPSLLREGYRGWPVGIAFEATPSGTLLAADEQADEVGWFRRVPPRTLPEQAAFLERFFATEMSIGRS; translated from the coding sequence GTGGAGAAGCATCCGTTCTCGGCCGCCGAGTTCGCCGACATCTACAGCAAGGTGCCGCGACTGACCGCCGAGGTGGTGTGCGTCGACTCGCGCGGTGTCGTGCTGACCAAGCGGGCTGTTCCGCCAGCCCAGGGGAAATGGCACCTACCTGGTGGGACAGTGCACTTCGGCGAACACCTCCACGACGCGGTCCGGCGGATCGCCCGGCGTGAACTCGGGGTGGCCGTGACGGTCGGCCGAATGCTCGGATACATCGAGTACCCGTCACTGTTGCGGGAGGGATACCGTGGCTGGCCGGTCGGCATCGCGTTCGAAGCGACGCCGAGCGGCACCCTGCTGGCCGCCGACGAGCAGGCTGACGAGGTCGGCTGGTTTCGCCGCGTCCCGCCCCGCACGCTGCCGGAACAGGCAGCGTTTCTGGAACGGTTCTTCGCCACTGAGATGAGCATCGGCAGGTCCTGA
- a CDS encoding sulfotransferase: MTETETETAEQTTTDVTPSPTAPIFLVGCQRSGTTFLRLVLDSHSRISCGPETRFLPDLRRIVGSDWERLARFGFPREDWLRRIADFFGGVHADYAEGRGKARWADKTPLYAISLDFVTEVFPDAQIVHVIRDGRDVVVSHRKRFGYWSAVKCVVKWPRYIRTARAMAADLPADRYYELRYEDAVREPEKSMRALFEFLGEPWEDGVLDYVDKPHDVAGKYTAEADRRRTAAGTDSAIYGSRVGSHRRELDPFLRLLVAVFSGRMLRELGYR, encoded by the coding sequence GTGACCGAGACCGAGACCGAGACCGCCGAGCAGACCACCACCGACGTGACGCCGTCGCCGACGGCCCCCATCTTCCTGGTCGGCTGTCAGCGCTCCGGCACCACGTTCTTGCGGCTGGTGCTCGACTCGCACTCGCGGATCTCCTGCGGACCGGAGACCCGGTTCCTGCCGGACCTGCGGCGCATCGTCGGGTCCGACTGGGAGCGGCTGGCCCGGTTCGGCTTCCCCCGGGAGGACTGGCTGCGCCGCATCGCCGACTTCTTCGGCGGCGTGCACGCCGACTACGCCGAGGGCCGGGGCAAGGCCCGGTGGGCCGACAAGACCCCGCTGTACGCGATCTCGCTGGACTTCGTCACCGAAGTCTTCCCCGACGCGCAGATCGTGCACGTCATCCGCGACGGCCGGGACGTGGTGGTCTCGCACCGCAAACGGTTCGGCTACTGGTCGGCGGTGAAGTGCGTGGTCAAATGGCCGCGCTACATCCGTACCGCCCGCGCGATGGCCGCCGACCTGCCCGCCGACCGGTACTACGAACTGCGCTACGAGGACGCGGTACGCGAGCCGGAGAAGTCGATGCGGGCGCTGTTCGAGTTCCTCGGCGAACCCTGGGAGGACGGCGTGCTCGACTACGTCGACAAGCCACACGACGTGGCCGGCAAGTACACCGCCGAAGCCGACCGTCGGCGGACTGCCGCCGGCACCGACTCGGCCATCTACGGCTCCCGGGTCGGCAGCCACCGGCGCGAACTCGATCCGTTCCTGCGCCTGCTCGTCGCCGTCTTCTCCGGCCGCATGCTGCGCGAACTGGGTTATCGGTGA